Proteins from one Mycobacterium sp. HUMS_12744610 genomic window:
- a CDS encoding 16S rRNA (uracil(1498)-N(3))-methyltransferase, which translates to MVATLFYVDALPEAGGLAVVDGDEGFHAATVRRIRLGEQLVLGDGAGNLARCEVEHAGRDGLRARVLGRWRVAPGRPRVTVVQALPKSERSELAIELATEAGADAFVAWQADRCVATWQGARVDKGLRRWRAVARSAARQSRRAHIPPVEGVLSTAALTERVRAEVAAGAAVLALHEAATTGLVDTSVAQADSVILLVGPEGGIAPQEIAALTGAGAVAVRLGPQVLRTSSAAAVALGALGVLTGRWDPGADREIGDATRR; encoded by the coding sequence ATGGTGGCGACGCTGTTCTACGTCGACGCGCTGCCCGAGGCCGGCGGGCTGGCCGTCGTCGACGGCGACGAAGGGTTTCACGCGGCGACCGTGCGCCGGATCCGCCTCGGCGAGCAGCTGGTGCTCGGGGACGGCGCCGGGAACCTGGCCCGCTGCGAGGTCGAACACGCGGGCCGCGACGGGCTGCGCGCGCGGGTGCTGGGGCGGTGGCGCGTTGCGCCCGGGCGCCCCCGGGTCACGGTCGTGCAGGCGCTGCCCAAGTCGGAGCGTTCGGAGCTGGCAATCGAACTGGCCACCGAAGCCGGCGCCGACGCGTTCGTGGCCTGGCAGGCGGACCGGTGCGTGGCCACCTGGCAAGGTGCGCGTGTCGACAAGGGGCTGCGCCGGTGGCGCGCCGTCGCCCGGTCGGCGGCACGCCAATCCCGCCGGGCGCACATCCCGCCCGTCGAGGGGGTGCTGTCCACCGCGGCGCTCACCGAGCGGGTCCGCGCGGAGGTGGCCGCCGGCGCAGCGGTGCTGGCGTTGCACGAGGCGGCCACCACTGGGCTGGTGGATACTTCTGTCGCACAAGCAGATTCGGTTATACTGCTGGTCGGCCCGGAGGGCGGCATCGCGCCGCAGGAGATCGCCGCGCTGACCGGCGCGGGCGCGGTGGCGGTCCGCCTCGGTCCGCAGGTGTTGCGGACGTCGAGCGCGGCGGCGGTGGCGCTGGGTGCCCTGGGCGTGCTCACCGGGCGATGGGACCCGGGCGCCGACCGTGAAATCGGCGACGCGACGCGCCGCTAA
- a CDS encoding PhoH family protein, with the protein MTPRETSVDDTLPASDQVDSSIDVPPDLIVGLLGSADENLRALERTLNANLHVRGNTVTLSGEPGDVALAERVLSELVAIVAGGQPLTPEVVRHSVAMLVGAGDESPAEVLTLDILSRRGKTIRPKTLNQKRYVDAIDANTIVFGVGPAGTGKTYLAMAKAVRALQTKQVTRIILTRPAVEAGERLGFLPGTLSEKIDPYLRPLYDALYDMMDPELIPKLMSAGVIEVAPLAYMRGRTLNSAFIVLDEAQNTTAEQMKMFLTRLGFGSKIVVTGDITQIDLPGGSRSGLRSAMEILDSVDDIHIAELTSADVVRHRLVSEIVDAYARSEQPGLTMNRAARRSSGSRGRR; encoded by the coding sequence GTGACGCCCCGTGAGACCAGCGTTGATGACACTTTGCCGGCTTCTGACCAGGTTGATAGCAGCATCGACGTTCCGCCCGATCTCATCGTGGGACTGTTGGGCTCGGCAGACGAGAACCTGCGCGCCCTCGAACGCACGCTCAACGCCAACCTGCATGTGCGCGGCAACACCGTCACCCTGTCCGGCGAGCCGGGCGACGTCGCACTCGCCGAGCGGGTGCTCTCCGAGCTGGTCGCCATCGTGGCCGGCGGCCAGCCGCTGACGCCGGAGGTGGTGCGCCACAGCGTCGCCATGCTGGTCGGTGCCGGCGACGAGTCGCCCGCCGAGGTCCTGACCCTGGACATCCTGTCGCGGCGCGGCAAGACGATCCGGCCAAAGACACTGAACCAGAAGCGCTACGTCGACGCCATCGACGCCAACACCATCGTCTTCGGTGTGGGGCCGGCCGGCACCGGCAAGACCTACCTGGCCATGGCCAAGGCGGTCCGCGCCCTGCAGACCAAGCAGGTGACCCGCATCATCCTGACCCGGCCCGCGGTGGAAGCCGGTGAGCGCCTTGGCTTTCTGCCGGGCACGCTGAGCGAGAAGATCGACCCGTATCTGCGGCCGCTCTACGACGCGCTCTACGACATGATGGACCCCGAGCTGATCCCGAAGCTGATGTCCGCCGGCGTTATCGAGGTGGCGCCGCTGGCGTACATGCGGGGCCGCACGCTGAATTCGGCCTTCATCGTCCTCGACGAGGCGCAGAACACCACCGCGGAGCAGATGAAGATGTTCCTCACCCGGCTCGGGTTCGGATCCAAGATCGTCGTCACCGGCGACATCACCCAGATCGACCTGCCGGGCGGTTCCAGGTCCGGCCTGCGGTCGGCCATGGAGATCCTCGACAGCGTCGATGACATCCACATCGCGGAGCTGACGAGCGCGGACGTGGTGCGCCACCGGCTCGTCTCGGAGATCGTGGACGCCTATGCGAGGTCCGAACAGCCCGGGCTGACGATGAATCGGGCGGCTCGCCGGTCGTCGGGTTCGCGCGGTCGCCGATAG
- the ybeY gene encoding rRNA maturation RNase YbeY, translating to MSIEVSNESGIDVSEAELVSVARFVLTKMDVNPSAELSMVLLDTAAMADLHMRWMDLPGPTDVMSFPMDELEPGGRPDAPEPGPAMLGDIVLCPEFAAEQAAAAGHSLGHELALLTIHGVLHLLGYDHGEPDEEKEMFALQDRLLEEWVAEQVEAYRQDLQGEKDRRLLDKSRYFDN from the coding sequence ATGAGCATCGAAGTCTCCAACGAGTCCGGCATCGACGTCTCCGAGGCGGAACTGGTCAGCGTCGCACGGTTCGTGCTGACGAAGATGGACGTCAACCCCAGCGCCGAGCTCTCGATGGTGTTGCTGGACACCGCCGCCATGGCCGACCTCCACATGCGGTGGATGGACCTGCCCGGTCCGACCGACGTGATGAGCTTCCCGATGGACGAGCTCGAGCCCGGCGGCCGACCCGACGCCCCCGAACCGGGGCCGGCCATGCTCGGCGACATCGTGCTGTGCCCGGAGTTCGCCGCCGAGCAGGCCGCCGCGGCGGGCCACAGCCTGGGCCACGAGCTGGCGTTGCTGACTATCCACGGTGTGCTGCACCTGCTCGGCTACGACCACGGCGAGCCGGACGAGGAGAAGGAGATGTTCGCCCTTCAGGACCGGTTGCTCGAAGAGTGGGTTGCCGAGCAGGTCGAGGCCTACCGCCAGGACCTGCAGGGTGAGAAAGACCGGCGGTTGCTGGACAAGTCGAGGTATTTCGACAACTGA
- a CDS encoding cytochrome P450, whose amino-acid sequence MSDFPPPLPPFADADRIVIADDPKDYWRALQSEGVFVGMGGYYLVTRREDVLAALGDYATFTSRRQPLPVPGAGMKTLPTPVPLAYDPPEHSRFRRILQPYFTPRAVDALLPALRAQASALIDALVPRGECEAIADVAVPFPFGVLTALCGLPPSDRDKLAAWAEDVNWDTPGSPQASGLFAYLVEAIQGADRPALASQLLTGADPLTENEVIGFYALLCSAQDAIQAAIGSALLHLARDRRLRLTLRDNPDQVGAFIEELLRLETPFPFIGRFTARQVTLAGVTIPAGSVVVLCLATTNLEADDQSSVTMTDDGKIRPKRHRSFAAGVHRCLGKALARIELAVIITGFLDAVPDFELEPGFTPAFTFTPGGAVMPSSLPLRWNPRS is encoded by the coding sequence GTGAGCGACTTCCCCCCACCGCTGCCGCCGTTCGCCGATGCCGATCGGATCGTGATCGCGGACGACCCCAAGGACTACTGGCGCGCGCTTCAGTCCGAGGGTGTGTTCGTCGGAATGGGCGGCTACTACCTGGTGACGCGCCGCGAGGACGTGCTGGCGGCACTGGGCGACTACGCCACCTTCACCTCACGCAGGCAGCCGCTCCCGGTGCCCGGGGCCGGGATGAAAACACTTCCGACCCCGGTACCGCTTGCCTACGATCCGCCCGAGCACTCGCGCTTCCGCCGGATTCTGCAGCCCTACTTCACCCCGCGCGCGGTGGATGCGCTGCTGCCCGCGCTGCGAGCGCAGGCGTCGGCGCTCATCGACGCATTGGTGCCCCGCGGTGAGTGCGAAGCGATCGCCGACGTCGCCGTTCCGTTCCCCTTCGGCGTGTTGACGGCACTGTGCGGGCTCCCGCCGAGCGACCGGGACAAGCTGGCCGCATGGGCGGAAGACGTCAACTGGGATACACCCGGGTCACCCCAAGCCTCCGGGCTGTTCGCCTACCTGGTCGAAGCCATCCAGGGCGCCGACAGGCCGGCGCTTGCATCGCAGCTGCTCACCGGCGCCGACCCGCTCACCGAGAACGAGGTGATCGGGTTCTACGCCCTGCTGTGCTCCGCCCAGGACGCCATCCAGGCGGCCATTGGGTCGGCGCTGCTGCACCTGGCCCGCGACCGGCGGCTTCGTCTCACGCTGCGCGACAATCCCGACCAGGTCGGGGCGTTCATCGAGGAGCTGCTGCGGCTCGAGACGCCTTTCCCGTTCATCGGGCGCTTCACCGCGCGACAGGTTACGCTCGCCGGGGTCACGATACCGGCGGGCTCGGTGGTGGTCCTATGCCTGGCGACGACGAACCTCGAGGCCGACGACCAGTCGTCGGTGACCATGACCGACGACGGCAAAATCCGGCCCAAACGTCACCGGAGCTTCGCGGCGGGAGTCCATCGCTGCCTGGGCAAAGCCCTGGCCCGCATCGAGCTGGCCGTGATCATCACCGGGTTCCTCGATGCCGTACCGGATTTCGAGTTGGAGCCCGGTTTCACGCCGGCCTTCACGTTCACCCCCGGCGGCGCGGTCATGCCGAGCAGTCTGCCGCTGAGGTGGAACCCACGCTCGTGA
- a CDS encoding hemolysin family protein, whose product MTGLNELLGAIALIALGGLFAAIDAAIGTVSLARVQELVREELPGAVALSKVMAERPRYINLMVLLRITCEITATALLVVFFRHALSLDGGLFVAAIIMVVVSFVVIGVGPRTLGRQHAYSISLATAVPLQLLSWLLMPISRLLVVLGNALTPGRGLRNGPFASEIELREVVDLAQQRGVVAADERRMIQSVFELGDTPAREVMVPRTEMIWIESDKLASQAINLAVRSGHSRIPVIGENVDDIVGVVYLKDLVQHTFLSQDGGRDTTVAQVMRPAVFVPDSKPLDALLRDMQRDRNHMALLVDEYGAIAGLVSIEDVLEEIVGEIADEYDQAETAPIEDLGDRRFRVSARLPIEDVGELYGVEFDDDLDIDTVGGLLALELGRVPLPGAEVVSHGLRLHAEGGTDHRGRVRIGTVLLSPAEPDGSDRAEAGRHG is encoded by the coding sequence GTGACCGGACTGAATGAACTGCTGGGCGCGATCGCGCTGATCGCCCTGGGCGGACTCTTCGCGGCGATCGACGCCGCCATCGGCACGGTGTCGCTGGCCCGCGTTCAGGAGTTGGTGCGCGAGGAGCTGCCCGGTGCGGTGGCGTTGTCGAAGGTGATGGCCGAGCGGCCGCGCTACATCAACCTGATGGTGCTGCTGCGGATCACCTGCGAGATCACCGCGACCGCGTTGCTGGTGGTGTTCTTCCGGCACGCCCTGAGCCTGGACGGCGGGCTGTTCGTCGCCGCGATCATCATGGTCGTGGTCAGCTTCGTCGTCATCGGGGTGGGCCCGCGCACGCTCGGGCGCCAGCACGCCTACTCGATCTCGCTGGCGACGGCCGTTCCGCTGCAGTTGCTTTCGTGGTTGCTGATGCCGATCAGCCGATTGCTGGTCGTGCTGGGTAACGCACTCACGCCCGGCCGTGGGCTGCGAAACGGGCCGTTCGCGTCCGAGATCGAGTTGCGCGAGGTCGTCGATCTGGCCCAGCAGCGCGGCGTCGTCGCCGCCGACGAGCGCCGGATGATCCAGTCGGTGTTCGAACTCGGCGACACCCCCGCCCGCGAAGTGATGGTGCCGCGAACCGAAATGATCTGGATCGAAAGCGACAAACTGGCCAGCCAGGCGATCAACCTGGCCGTCCGCAGCGGCCATTCCCGCATCCCGGTGATAGGCGAGAACGTCGACGACATCGTCGGGGTCGTGTATCTGAAAGACCTTGTCCAGCATACGTTCCTGTCGCAAGACGGCGGCCGGGACACCACCGTGGCGCAGGTGATGCGCCCGGCGGTGTTCGTGCCGGACTCCAAGCCGCTGGACGCGCTGCTGCGGGACATGCAGCGCGACCGCAACCACATGGCCCTGCTGGTCGACGAGTACGGGGCGATCGCCGGCCTGGTCAGCATCGAAGACGTGCTCGAGGAAATCGTCGGGGAGATCGCCGACGAGTACGACCAAGCGGAGACGGCGCCGATCGAGGACCTGGGCGACAGGCGTTTCCGCGTGTCGGCCCGGCTGCCGATCGAGGACGTCGGGGAGTTGTACGGGGTGGAGTTCGACGACGATCTCGACATCGACACCGTGGGCGGACTGCTGGCCCTGGAACTGGGCCGGGTCCCGCTGCCGGGCGCCGAGGTGGTGTCGCACGGCCTGCGCCTGCACGCCGAAGGAGGTACCGACCATCGGGGCCGGGTGCGGATCGGCACCGTCTTGCTGAGCCCGGCCGAGCCCGACGGGTCCGACCGCGCGGAAGCCGGCCGTCATGGCTGA
- the era gene encoding GTPase Era: protein MTEFRSGFVCLIGRPNTGKSTLTNALVGAKVAITSMRPQTTRHTIRGIVHREDFQIILVDTPGLHRPRTLLGKRLNDLVRDTYAEVDVIGLCIPADEAIGPGDRWIVDQVRAVAPATTLVGIVTKIDKAPKDRLAAQLVAVSELVGPSAEIVPVSAVSGEQVDVLVDVLAAALPPGPAYYPDGELTDEPEEVLMAELIREAALEGVRDELPHSLAVVIDEVNPREGRDDLIDVHAILYVERSSQKGIVIGKGGARLKEVGTAARTQIEKLLGTKVYLDLRVKIAKNWQSDPKQLGRLGF, encoded by the coding sequence ATGACGGAATTCCGTTCGGGCTTCGTGTGTTTGATCGGCCGGCCCAACACCGGAAAGTCGACGCTGACCAACGCGCTGGTGGGCGCCAAAGTGGCGATCACCTCCATGCGGCCGCAGACCACCCGGCACACCATTCGCGGCATCGTGCACCGGGAGGACTTCCAGATCATCCTGGTCGACACCCCCGGCCTGCACCGGCCGCGCACCCTGCTCGGCAAGCGGCTCAACGACCTGGTCCGCGACACCTACGCCGAAGTCGACGTGATCGGGCTGTGCATCCCCGCCGACGAGGCGATCGGCCCCGGTGACCGCTGGATCGTCGACCAGGTCCGCGCCGTCGCGCCGGCGACCACCCTCGTCGGGATCGTCACCAAGATCGACAAGGCGCCCAAGGACCGGCTCGCCGCGCAGCTGGTCGCGGTCAGCGAACTCGTCGGCCCGTCGGCCGAGATCGTGCCGGTGTCGGCGGTCAGCGGGGAACAGGTCGACGTGCTGGTCGACGTCCTGGCCGCGGCCCTGCCGCCGGGCCCGGCGTACTACCCCGACGGCGAGCTGACCGACGAGCCGGAGGAGGTCCTGATGGCCGAGCTCATCCGCGAGGCGGCCCTCGAGGGGGTACGCGACGAACTCCCGCATTCGCTCGCCGTGGTGATCGACGAGGTCAACCCGCGCGAGGGCCGCGACGACCTGATCGACGTGCACGCCATCCTCTACGTCGAAAGGTCCAGCCAGAAAGGGATCGTCATCGGCAAGGGCGGGGCCCGGCTGAAGGAGGTGGGCACCGCGGCGCGCACCCAGATCGAAAAGCTGCTGGGCACCAAGGTCTACCTCGACCTGCGGGTTAAGATCGCCAAGAACTGGCAGAGCGACCCCAAACAGCTTGGCCGGCTTGGCTTCTAG